In one Pseudomonas sp. 31-12 genomic region, the following are encoded:
- a CDS encoding carbon-nitrogen hydrolase family protein, translating to MRKLLYLTFSMALIAALTTYAMWAADRPAGHYLSDLRIHLAVDQGTPADRGNLLGIQPELFPTDYQSPERLHRKLAAYLQQAQDQGLLNEKTIVVLPEHIGTWLMVSGEKDELYQATTLKEAMNWLAVSNPVQFVRALISAKGESRLDDAHLRMKAKGMAKDYQALFGGLAKAFNVTLVAGTIVLPEPSIIDGTLKVGHGALYNSSVVFGRDGLPLGQPQRQMHPVFAEKDVIEANGEHTLNVVDTPAGRLGVLIGSDSWYPDNYRKLDAQGAHLVAVPAYVVGRDTWDKPWRGYKGLSTPGSVSLKAGELSEGQAWHRLTLTGQPPSSQAIAGMSVFLRGQFWDKGSAGQSFLSNNGQQFADGNARGARLLNLWL from the coding sequence ATGCGCAAACTTCTGTACCTGACTTTCTCCATGGCATTGATTGCCGCCCTGACGACCTACGCCATGTGGGCTGCGGACCGTCCGGCGGGTCATTACCTGTCGGACCTGCGTATCCACCTCGCGGTCGATCAAGGCACGCCCGCGGATCGCGGCAATCTACTGGGCATCCAGCCCGAGCTGTTCCCCACCGACTATCAAAGCCCCGAACGCCTGCACCGTAAGCTCGCCGCCTATTTGCAGCAGGCTCAGGACCAAGGCCTGCTCAATGAAAAGACCATCGTCGTGCTGCCCGAACACATCGGCACCTGGCTGATGGTCAGTGGCGAGAAAGATGAGCTGTACCAGGCGACCACCCTCAAGGAAGCGATGAACTGGCTGGCGGTGAGCAATCCCGTGCAGTTCGTCCGTGCGCTGATCAGCGCCAAGGGCGAAAGCCGTCTCGACGACGCTCACTTGCGGATGAAGGCCAAAGGCATGGCCAAGGACTATCAGGCACTGTTCGGCGGGCTGGCGAAGGCGTTCAACGTGACCCTGGTGGCCGGCACGATTGTGTTGCCCGAGCCGAGCATCATCGACGGCACGCTGAAGGTCGGCCACGGTGCGTTGTATAACAGCAGCGTGGTGTTCGGCCGCGACGGGCTGCCACTAGGCCAGCCGCAACGCCAGATGCATCCGGTCTTCGCTGAAAAAGACGTTATCGAAGCCAATGGCGAGCACACGCTCAACGTCGTCGACACCCCGGCAGGACGCCTGGGCGTACTGATCGGCAGCGACAGCTGGTACCCGGACAACTACCGCAAACTCGACGCCCAGGGCGCCCATCTGGTGGCGGTTCCTGCGTATGTCGTCGGCCGCGACACCTGGGACAAACCGTGGCGGGGTTACAAGGGGCTGTCGACGCCAGGCTCCGTCAGCCTCAAGGCCGGTGAACTCAGTGAAGGCCAGGCCTGGCATCGCCTGACACTGACCGGCCAACCGCCCAGCAGCCAGGCCATTGCCGGCATGAGCGTGTTCCTGCGCGGTCAGTTCTGGGACAAGGGTAGCGCCGGGCAAAGTTTCCTCAGCAACAACGGGCAACAATTCGCCGACGGCAATGCCCGTGGCGCGCGTTTGCTGAACCTCTGGTTGTAA
- a CDS encoding FAD-dependent oxidoreductase: MPAAHYPHLLAPLDLGFTTLRNRTLMGSMHTGLEEKPGGFERMAAYFAERARGGVGLMVTGGIGPNDEGGVYSGAAKLTTEEEALKHQIVTRAVHEAGGKICMQILHAGRYAYSPKQVAPSAIQAPINPFKPKELDEEGIEKQISDFVTCSTLAQKAEYDGVEIMGSEGYFINQFLAAHTNHRTDRWGGSYENRMRLPVEIVRRVREAVGPNFIIIFRLSMLDLVEGGSSWEEIVTLAKAIEQAGATIINTGIGWHEARIPTIATKVPRAAFSKVTAKLRGSVSIPLITTNRINTPEVAEQILAEGDADMVSMARPFLADPDFVNKAAAGRGDEINTCIGCNQACLDHTFGGKLTSCLVNPRACHETELNYLPVQQIKKIAVVGAGPAGLSAATVAAERGHSVTLFDSASEIGGQFNIAKRVPGKEEFFETLRYFNRKLQTTNVEVCLNTRVDVAKLVEGGYDEIILATGIAPRTPAIPGVENAKVLSYLDVILERKPVGKRVAVIGAGGIGFDVSEFLVHQGVATSQDREAFWKEWGIDTHLEARGGVAGIKAEPHAPAREVFLLQRKKSKVGDGLGKTTGWIHRTGLKNKQVQMLNSVEYLKIDDEGLHIRIGETGEPQVLPVDNIVICAGQDPLRELQDGLVAAGQNVHLIGGADVAAELDAKRAINQGSRLAAEL, encoded by the coding sequence ATGCCCGCCGCTCATTACCCGCACCTGTTGGCCCCGCTGGACCTGGGTTTCACCACGCTGCGCAACCGCACCCTGATGGGTTCGATGCACACCGGTCTGGAAGAGAAACCCGGCGGTTTCGAACGCATGGCGGCGTACTTCGCCGAGCGTGCTCGCGGCGGTGTGGGCTTGATGGTCACCGGCGGCATTGGCCCGAACGATGAGGGCGGGGTGTATTCCGGCGCGGCCAAACTGACCACCGAAGAAGAAGCGCTCAAGCACCAGATCGTGACCCGTGCGGTGCACGAGGCGGGCGGCAAGATCTGCATGCAGATCCTCCACGCCGGCCGTTATGCCTACAGCCCGAAACAGGTCGCGCCGAGTGCCATTCAGGCGCCGATCAACCCGTTCAAGCCAAAAGAGCTGGACGAGGAAGGCATCGAGAAGCAGATCAGCGATTTCGTCACTTGCTCGACCCTGGCGCAAAAAGCCGAGTACGACGGCGTCGAGATCATGGGTTCGGAAGGTTATTTCATTAACCAGTTCCTCGCCGCCCACACCAACCACCGCACCGACCGTTGGGGCGGCAGCTACGAAAACCGTATGCGCCTGCCGGTGGAAATCGTCCGTCGGGTACGTGAAGCGGTCGGCCCGAACTTCATCATTATCTTCCGCTTGTCGATGCTCGATCTGGTGGAAGGCGGCAGCAGCTGGGAAGAGATCGTGACTCTGGCCAAAGCCATCGAGCAGGCCGGTGCGACCATCATCAATACCGGCATCGGCTGGCACGAAGCGCGGATTCCGACCATCGCCACCAAGGTGCCGCGTGCGGCGTTCAGCAAGGTCACGGCCAAGCTGCGCGGTTCGGTGAGCATTCCGCTGATCACCACTAACCGCATCAACACCCCGGAAGTGGCCGAGCAGATTCTGGCCGAGGGCGACGCCGACATGGTGTCCATGGCGCGGCCGTTCCTCGCCGACCCGGACTTCGTCAACAAGGCGGCCGCTGGCCGTGGCGATGAAATCAACACCTGCATCGGTTGCAACCAGGCGTGCCTGGACCACACCTTCGGCGGCAAGTTGACCAGCTGCCTGGTGAACCCACGCGCTTGCCATGAAACCGAACTCAACTACCTGCCGGTGCAGCAGATCAAGAAAATCGCCGTGGTCGGAGCCGGTCCTGCGGGCCTGTCCGCTGCCACAGTGGCGGCGGAGCGTGGGCACTCGGTGACGCTGTTCGATTCGGCCAGTGAGATTGGCGGCCAGTTCAACATTGCCAAGCGTGTACCGGGCAAGGAAGAGTTTTTCGAAACCCTGCGCTATTTCAACCGCAAGTTGCAGACCACCAATGTCGAGGTGTGCCTGAACACCCGTGTCGATGTGGCGAAACTGGTGGAGGGCGGTTATGACGAAATCATCCTGGCCACCGGCATTGCCCCAAGAACCCCGGCGATTCCCGGCGTTGAGAACGCCAAGGTGCTGAGCTACCTCGACGTGATCCTGGAGCGTAAACCGGTGGGCAAGCGCGTCGCGGTGATTGGCGCAGGCGGTATCGGTTTCGACGTATCGGAATTCCTCGTTCACCAAGGCGTGGCCACCAGTCAGGACCGCGAGGCGTTCTGGAAAGAGTGGGGCATCGACACGCATCTGGAAGCGCGCGGCGGTGTTGCCGGCATCAAGGCTGAACCGCATGCACCGGCGCGTGAGGTGTTCCTGCTGCAACGCAAGAAATCCAAGGTCGGTGACGGCCTGGGCAAGACCACTGGCTGGATTCACCGGACCGGTCTGAAAAACAAGCAGGTGCAGATGCTCAACAGCGTCGAATACCTGAAGATCGACGATGAAGGCCTGCACATCCGCATCGGTGAAACCGGTGAGCCGCAGGTGCTGCCGGTGGACAACATCGTGATCTGCGCCGGGCAGGACCCTCTGCGTGAATTGCAGGATGGCTTGGTCGCAGCGGGGCAGAACGTGCATTTGATTGGTGGCGCGGACGTGGCGGCGGAGCTGGATGCCAAGCGCGCGATCAACCAGGGTTCGCGTCTGGCTGCTGAGTTGTAA
- a CDS encoding 1-aminocyclopropane-1-carboxylate deaminase/D-cysteine desulfhydrase, whose amino-acid sequence MFLPSNDWLPQAPLQPLHLDWLTTANIEVAILRLDQIDPLISGNKWFKLIEHLKAADQIGAQGIISLGGAHSNHLHALAAAGKRFGFKTVGLLRGHPQETPTVKDLQAFGMQLHWLGYGGYRARHEADFWLPWQAQYPDLHPVPEGGGGLRGARGCMQLKAMVLEQLGNLGWSDYDGWWLACGTGTTLAGLALAEAGEHPVYGALAVPDDHGVAQQVESIVREAGLQEPAYELFDASRGGFAKVDPLLLDFIDQTEQVTGISFEPLYTGKALLMLKQHVEAGKFEKGTRLIFIHTGGLQGRRGFSSTL is encoded by the coding sequence ATGTTTCTCCCCTCAAACGACTGGCTCCCCCAAGCCCCACTCCAACCCCTGCACCTCGACTGGCTCACCACAGCCAACATCGAAGTCGCCATCCTGCGCCTCGACCAGATCGACCCGCTGATCAGCGGCAACAAGTGGTTCAAGCTCATCGAGCATCTCAAAGCCGCTGACCAGATCGGCGCCCAAGGCATCATCAGCCTCGGCGGTGCGCATTCAAATCATCTGCATGCACTGGCCGCCGCCGGCAAACGCTTCGGTTTCAAAACGGTCGGCCTGCTGCGCGGTCATCCGCAGGAAACGCCGACGGTGAAGGACTTGCAGGCGTTCGGCATGCAGTTGCACTGGCTGGGTTATGGCGGCTATCGCGCGCGGCACGAGGCGGATTTCTGGCTGCCATGGCAGGCGCAATATCCCGACCTGCACCCGGTGCCTGAAGGTGGCGGTGGTCTGCGTGGGGCGCGTGGCTGCATGCAGTTGAAGGCGATGGTCCTTGAGCAACTGGGCAATTTGGGCTGGAGCGATTACGACGGTTGGTGGCTGGCCTGCGGAACTGGCACGACCCTGGCCGGCCTGGCGCTGGCCGAGGCGGGCGAACATCCGGTGTATGGCGCGCTCGCCGTGCCCGACGATCATGGTGTGGCACAGCAGGTTGAATCAATTGTCCGAGAGGCCGGTTTGCAGGAACCGGCTTATGAGCTGTTCGATGCCAGCCGTGGCGGCTTTGCCAAAGTCGATCCGTTGTTACTCGACTTCATCGACCAGACCGAGCAGGTCACGGGTATTTCGTTTGAACCGCTGTACACCGGCAAGGCGTTGCTGATGCTCAAGCAGCACGTCGAGGCTGGAAAATTTGAAAAGGGCACGCGCCTGATCTTCATCCACACTGGCGGTTTGCAGGGCCGTCGGGGGTTCAGTTCAACACTGTAA
- a CDS encoding cytochrome b gives MPWKNSDSRYSTVSITLHWLMLVLLALVYACIELRGFFPKGSGGRTLITESHFMLGLTVFVLVWLRLFARSLGPAPQIFPASPRWQTVLARLMHWALYIFMIAMPILGWLVTSAKGHQVMFYGFDLPLLISEDKVLAKQIEGWHELGGTIGYWLIGLHAAAGIYHHYVVRDNTLLRMMPKRG, from the coding sequence ATGCCGTGGAAGAACTCCGACTCACGCTACAGCACCGTGTCGATCACGCTGCATTGGTTGATGCTGGTTCTGCTGGCGCTGGTTTACGCCTGTATCGAGCTTCGCGGGTTCTTCCCCAAAGGCAGCGGTGGCCGGACGCTGATCACCGAATCGCACTTCATGCTCGGTTTGACGGTGTTCGTATTGGTTTGGCTGCGGCTGTTCGCCCGCAGCCTGGGCCCCGCGCCTCAAATCTTCCCGGCCTCGCCCCGGTGGCAGACGGTGCTCGCCAGGTTGATGCACTGGGCGTTGTACATATTCATGATCGCGATGCCGATCCTCGGTTGGCTGGTGACCAGTGCCAAGGGGCATCAGGTGATGTTTTACGGCTTTGATTTGCCGTTGCTGATCTCGGAGGACAAAGTACTGGCCAAGCAAATCGAGGGCTGGCATGAGCTCGGTGGCACCATTGGTTACTGGCTGATCGGCCTGCACGCGGCGGCGGGGATTTATCACCATTATGTGGTGCGCGATAACACGCTGCTGCGGATGATGCCCAAGCGCGGGTGA
- the phnX gene encoding phosphonoacetaldehyde hydrolase: MNYANPTKLQAAILDWAGTVVDFGSFAPTQIFVEAFAEFDVQVSIEEARGPMGMGKWDHIRTLCDQPEVAERYRAVFGRTPTDDDVTAIYKRFMPLQIEKIAEHSALIPGALDTIANLRQQGIKIGSCSGYPKQVMDKVVELAATNGYVADHVVATDEVPNGRPWPAQALANVIALGIDDVAACVKIDDTVPGILEGRRAGMWTVALICSGNALGLDYEGFRALGSDQLESERKRIHAMFEGSRPHYMIDTITDLPQVIVDINKRLAKGEMPQSS; the protein is encoded by the coding sequence ATGAACTACGCAAACCCAACCAAACTCCAGGCCGCCATCCTCGACTGGGCCGGCACCGTGGTCGACTTCGGCTCTTTCGCGCCGACGCAGATTTTTGTCGAAGCCTTCGCCGAGTTCGACGTCCAGGTCTCCATCGAAGAAGCCCGCGGGCCGATGGGCATGGGCAAGTGGGACCACATCCGCACCCTGTGCGATCAGCCGGAAGTCGCCGAGCGCTATCGTGCCGTGTTCGGCCGCACGCCGACCGACGATGACGTCACCGCCATCTACAAACGTTTCATGCCGCTGCAGATCGAGAAAATCGCAGAGCACTCGGCGCTGATTCCGGGTGCACTCGATACCATCGCCAACCTGCGTCAGCAAGGGATCAAGATCGGTTCCTGCTCCGGCTACCCGAAACAGGTCATGGACAAGGTGGTCGAACTGGCCGCCACCAACGGTTACGTGGCCGATCACGTGGTCGCCACCGATGAAGTGCCGAACGGCCGCCCATGGCCTGCTCAGGCACTGGCCAACGTGATTGCGCTGGGCATCGACGACGTCGCGGCTTGCGTGAAGATCGATGACACCGTGCCAGGCATTCTCGAAGGCCGTCGCGCCGGCATGTGGACCGTGGCGCTGATCTGCTCGGGTAACGCGCTGGGTCTGGATTACGAAGGCTTCCGCGCCTTGGGCAGCGACCAACTCGAGAGTGAACGCAAACGCATCCACGCCATGTTCGAAGGTTCGCGGCCGCACTACATGATCGACACCATCACCGACTTGCCGCAAGTGATCGTCGACATCAACAAGCGTCTGGCCAAGGGTGAGATGCCGCAAAGCAGCTGA
- a CDS encoding 2-aminoethylphosphonate--pyruvate transaminase gives MSTAEPILLTPGPLTTSARTRQAMMVDWGSWDDRFNQLTASLCEQLLAIINGGNSHHCVPLQGSGTFAVEAAIGTLVPRDGKVLVLINGAYGKRLAKICEVLGRPFSTFETAEDEPTTAADVDRLLHADASITHVALIHCETSTGILNPLPEIAHVIAQHGKRLIIDAMSSFGALPVDAQQVPFDAMIAASGKCLEGVPGMGFVFARKDALANAAGNSHSLAMDLYDQHTYMAKTGQWRFTPPTHVVAALHEALLQYNEEGGLPARHQRYANNCQVLLDDMAKLGLRSFLPAEIQAPIIVTFHAPKDPRYQFKEFYERVKAKGFILYPGKLTQVETFRVGCIGHVNQAEMHAAVAAVAEVLREMEVLEI, from the coding sequence ATGAGCACTGCCGAGCCAATCCTGCTCACCCCCGGCCCACTGACCACATCGGCCCGCACCCGTCAGGCGATGATGGTCGACTGGGGTTCATGGGATGATCGCTTCAATCAACTGACCGCCAGCCTGTGCGAACAATTGCTGGCAATCATCAACGGCGGCAACAGCCACCACTGCGTGCCCCTGCAAGGCAGCGGCACCTTTGCCGTCGAGGCGGCAATCGGCACCCTGGTACCCCGCGACGGCAAAGTGCTGGTGCTGATCAACGGCGCCTACGGCAAACGCCTGGCAAAAATCTGCGAAGTACTTGGTCGCCCGTTCAGCACCTTCGAAACCGCCGAAGACGAACCGACCACCGCCGCCGACGTCGACCGTCTGCTGCACGCCGACGCCAGCATCACCCACGTCGCGCTGATTCACTGCGAAACCAGCACCGGCATCCTCAACCCGCTGCCGGAAATCGCCCACGTCATCGCGCAACACGGCAAACGCCTGATCATCGATGCCATGAGCTCCTTCGGCGCCTTGCCGGTCGACGCACAACAGGTGCCCTTCGACGCGATGATCGCCGCCTCGGGCAAATGCCTGGAAGGCGTGCCGGGCATGGGTTTTGTCTTCGCCCGCAAAGACGCGCTGGCCAACGCGGCCGGCAACTCTCACTCCCTGGCGATGGATTTGTACGACCAGCACACCTACATGGCCAAGACCGGCCAATGGCGCTTCACACCGCCGACCCACGTGGTCGCCGCGCTGCACGAAGCCCTGCTGCAATACAACGAAGAAGGCGGTTTGCCGGCGCGGCATCAGCGCTACGCCAACAATTGCCAGGTGCTGCTCGATGACATGGCCAAACTCGGCTTGCGCAGCTTCCTGCCCGCTGAGATCCAGGCGCCGATCATCGTCACGTTCCACGCGCCGAAAGACCCGCGCTACCAGTTCAAGGAATTCTACGAACGCGTCAAGGCCAAGGGTTTCATCCTCTACCCCGGCAAATTGACCCAGGTCGAAACCTTCCGCGTCGGCTGCATCGGACACGTCAACCAGGCCGAGATGCACGCGGCCGTGGCGGCGGTCGCCGAAGTGCTGCGCGAGATGGAAGTCCTCGAAATCTGA
- a CDS encoding LysR substrate-binding domain-containing protein, which translates to MNLFQLRAFDAVAREGSFTRAAERLFISQPAVTGHIKALEEHYQITLLRRTARRVELTEEGTKLAAITRAMFGLAEEAQVLLEANRQLLTGRLEVAADGPHMVMPMLASLRARYPGITVNLRLGNAQETLSALLSEHADVAVLTEVEPRKGLHLQALSESRICALVPDSHPWAKASKGVKLKELDQVIMVLREPSSITRRTFDEACAMASVNPRVLLELDSREAVTEAVAAELGVGVVSSVEVSHDPRVVAVPIQGEGLVNRHMIGCMERRRDLRLIRAFFELAPTR; encoded by the coding sequence ATGAACCTGTTCCAGCTTCGAGCGTTCGACGCCGTGGCCCGCGAAGGCAGCTTCACCCGCGCGGCCGAGCGGCTGTTCATCAGCCAACCGGCGGTCACCGGGCACATCAAGGCTCTGGAAGAGCATTACCAGATCACCTTGTTGCGCCGCACTGCGCGACGCGTGGAGCTGACGGAAGAGGGCACCAAACTGGCGGCGATCACTCGGGCGATGTTCGGCCTGGCCGAAGAAGCGCAAGTGCTGCTGGAGGCGAATCGGCAGTTGCTGACCGGGCGTCTGGAGGTCGCAGCGGACGGGCCGCACATGGTGATGCCGATGCTGGCCAGTCTGCGTGCGCGCTATCCGGGGATTACTGTGAACCTGCGCTTGGGCAATGCTCAGGAAACCTTGTCGGCGTTGTTGTCCGAGCACGCCGACGTGGCGGTGTTGACTGAAGTCGAGCCGCGCAAAGGCCTGCATCTGCAAGCGTTGAGCGAATCACGGATTTGCGCGCTGGTGCCTGACAGTCATCCCTGGGCCAAGGCGTCCAAGGGCGTGAAGCTCAAGGAGCTGGATCAGGTGATCATGGTGTTGCGCGAGCCGAGCTCGATTACCCGACGGACATTCGATGAGGCTTGCGCGATGGCGTCGGTCAATCCTCGGGTGCTGTTAGAACTGGACAGCCGCGAGGCGGTGACCGAGGCCGTTGCGGCCGAGTTGGGGGTTGGCGTGGTGTCGTCGGTGGAGGTCAGCCACGACCCGCGGGTGGTGGCGGTGCCGATTCAGGGTGAAGGGTTGGTTAACCGGCACATGATCGGGTGCATGGAACGGCGGCGGGATTTGCGTTTGATTCGGGCGTTTTTTGAGTTGGCGCCTACCCGATAG
- a CDS encoding LysR family transcriptional regulator: protein MSVSHAQLKAFHAVAVHGSFTKAAERLFLTQPAISDQVRKLEERFGVLLFHRNKRSVRLTDLGERLLTITQRLFVIEAEAQELLHDSRALQTGTLILAVDAPVHVLPQIARFCERYPGISVKIETGNTDESLFRLFNYQADLALLGREVSDERLISLPLRNDPMVAFVSRNHPWADRESICLADLHDTPLVLREIGSVTRQTLEEEMAQAGFSIRPAIQVEGREAAREAVVVGIGVGVVSAAEFGADSRVCALPITDCTRRLTETLVCLREQSSRRVVATFLEMVRESLV from the coding sequence ATGTCGGTTTCCCACGCCCAGCTCAAAGCCTTCCACGCCGTGGCCGTCCACGGAAGCTTTACCAAAGCCGCCGAGCGGCTTTTTCTCACGCAACCGGCGATCTCCGACCAAGTGCGCAAGCTCGAAGAGCGCTTCGGTGTGCTGCTGTTCCACCGCAACAAACGCTCGGTGCGCCTCACTGATCTGGGCGAGCGCTTGTTGACCATTACCCAACGGCTGTTCGTCATCGAGGCCGAGGCGCAGGAGCTCTTGCACGACTCCAGGGCCTTGCAAACCGGCACCCTGATTCTCGCCGTGGATGCGCCGGTGCATGTGTTGCCGCAGATTGCGCGGTTCTGTGAGCGCTACCCCGGCATCAGCGTGAAAATCGAAACCGGCAACACCGACGAATCGCTGTTTCGCCTGTTCAACTATCAGGCCGACCTGGCGTTGCTGGGTCGGGAGGTGAGTGACGAGCGGCTGATCTCGCTGCCGCTGCGCAATGACCCGATGGTCGCTTTCGTCTCACGCAATCATCCGTGGGCAGATCGCGAATCGATTTGCCTGGCGGATTTGCACGACACACCACTGGTACTGCGGGAAATCGGTTCGGTGACGCGCCAGACACTGGAAGAGGAAATGGCCCAGGCCGGGTTTTCCATCCGCCCGGCGATCCAGGTGGAAGGTCGGGAAGCCGCGCGTGAGGCGGTGGTCGTGGGGATTGGGGTTGGCGTGGTGTCGGCCGCCGAGTTTGGCGCGGATTCGCGGGTGTGTGCGTTGCCGATCACCGATTGCACACGGCGCCTGACAGAGACGCTGGTGTGCTTGCGCGAGCAGAGTTCGCGGCGGGTGGTGGCGACGTTTCTGGAGATGGTGCGCGAGAGTCTGGTGTAG
- a CDS encoding MFS transporter, translated as MNKHIGTIKRWRVQIFAITWLAYAAFYFTRKAFSVAKLGIAEDPTFMLDKMAMANLDAIYLTAYAIGQFTWGILADRFGPRVVVFGGLLISAAAALVMGSFATLPIFATCMLIQGFAQSTGWSGLCKNLGSFFPSEQRGRVLGLWSSCYAFGGLVASPFAGWWAYTLIGTWHAAFFSSAAVVGLVAVLFFIFQRNKPEDVGLPAVEPEPQLTAQEADAQSKISMLEPLKEILRNRTVLVLGLAYFLLKPARYAILLWGPVIVFEQMPSVGKVGAAIIPTAFELAGLLGPILLGLASDKLFGARRMPACVLSLLALTVTLTLFMGALHTGSVMLVVALLFVMGLTLYGPDSMISGAAAIDFGTAKAGATAAGFVNGCGSVGAILGGLLPGYFDSVTVFIVFAGCALFSALVLIPHWNSRPAGLLIKSAFVPNQAMTVKPLRT; from the coding sequence ATGAACAAGCACATCGGCACTATCAAGCGTTGGCGCGTGCAGATCTTCGCGATCACCTGGCTCGCTTACGCCGCTTTCTACTTCACCCGCAAAGCTTTTTCCGTGGCAAAACTGGGGATCGCCGAAGACCCCACCTTCATGCTCGACAAAATGGCCATGGCCAACCTCGACGCCATCTACCTGACGGCTTACGCCATCGGGCAATTCACCTGGGGCATCCTGGCCGATCGCTTTGGCCCAAGGGTCGTAGTGTTTGGCGGGTTGCTGATTTCAGCGGCAGCAGCCTTGGTGATGGGCAGTTTTGCGACGTTACCAATCTTCGCCACCTGCATGTTGATTCAAGGGTTTGCTCAGTCCACCGGCTGGTCCGGGCTGTGCAAGAACCTCGGTAGCTTCTTTCCCTCTGAACAGCGCGGGCGGGTGCTGGGGTTGTGGAGTTCCTGCTACGCCTTTGGCGGGTTGGTGGCTTCGCCGTTTGCAGGCTGGTGGGCGTATACGCTGATCGGCACCTGGCATGCGGCGTTCTTTTCCAGTGCGGCGGTGGTTGGGCTGGTCGCCGTGCTGTTTTTTATTTTTCAACGCAACAAACCGGAAGACGTTGGCTTGCCGGCGGTGGAACCGGAGCCGCAACTGACGGCGCAAGAGGCCGACGCGCAAAGCAAGATCAGCATGCTGGAACCGTTAAAAGAAATTCTGCGCAACCGCACCGTGCTGGTTCTGGGCCTCGCGTACTTTCTGCTGAAACCGGCGCGCTACGCGATTCTGCTCTGGGGGCCGGTGATCGTCTTCGAGCAGATGCCCTCGGTGGGCAAGGTCGGCGCGGCGATCATTCCCACCGCGTTCGAACTGGCCGGGCTGCTGGGGCCGATCCTGCTCGGGCTGGCCTCAGACAAACTGTTCGGCGCCCGACGCATGCCGGCGTGTGTGCTCAGCCTGTTGGCGCTGACCGTGACCTTGACCTTGTTCATGGGCGCCCTGCATACCGGCAGCGTGATGCTGGTGGTGGCGCTGCTGTTCGTCATGGGCCTGACCCTGTACGGACCGGACTCGATGATCAGCGGCGCGGCCGCGATCGATTTCGGCACCGCCAAGGCGGGTGCCACAGCGGCCGGTTTCGTCAACGGTTGCGGCTCCGTCGGGGCGATTCTCGGCGGATTGCTGCCGGGCTACTTCGACTCGGTCACCGTGTTCATCGTCTTCGCCGGCTGCGCGTTGTTCTCCGCCCTGGTGCTGATCCCCCATTGGAACAGCCGTCCGGCTGGCCTGCTGATCAAAAGCGCTTTCGTGCCTAACCAGGCAATGACCGTAAAACCCCTGCGTACCTGA